In the genome of Pseudarthrobacter sp. IC2-21, one region contains:
- a CDS encoding ferric reductase-like transmembrane domain-containing protein, producing MDEAMWAFGRASGFIALALFTVSVLLGILNRSGRPLLVLPRFSISLLHRNIALLSAVFLGLHVGSLLLDSYAKLRPVDVLVPFLGSFRPFWQGLGTVALDLAAAVIVTALLRRRIGQRAFKAVHWLSYGVWPVALAHAIGNGTDVGSPWFFFIAAASALAVGGALVWRLSATFLETSRAREGNLR from the coding sequence GTGGATGAAGCCATGTGGGCCTTCGGCCGTGCCAGCGGATTTATTGCGCTGGCACTGTTCACCGTGTCCGTCCTCCTGGGCATCCTCAACCGGTCAGGCCGGCCCCTTCTCGTGCTGCCGCGGTTCTCCATCAGCCTCCTCCACCGGAACATCGCACTGCTGTCCGCGGTGTTCCTCGGACTGCACGTCGGTTCGCTGCTGCTGGACTCCTATGCAAAGCTGCGCCCGGTGGATGTCCTGGTTCCGTTCCTGGGCTCGTTCAGGCCGTTCTGGCAGGGCCTCGGGACGGTGGCGCTGGACCTGGCGGCCGCCGTGATCGTTACCGCCCTGCTGCGCCGCCGGATTGGTCAACGCGCCTTCAAGGCGGTCCATTGGCTGAGCTACGGCGTCTGGCCGGTGGCGCTGGCCCACGCCATCGGAAACGGAACCGATGTGGGCAGCCCGTGGTTCTTCTTCATCGCGGCAGCCTCAGCACTCGCCGTCGGGGGAGCCCTGGTGTGGCGCCTTTCCGCAACGTTCCTTGAAACCTCCAGGGCCCGTGAAGGGAACCTCCGGTGA